From one Sardina pilchardus chromosome 6, fSarPil1.1, whole genome shotgun sequence genomic stretch:
- the LOC134082306 gene encoding membrane-spanning 4-domains subfamily A member 4A-like has protein sequence MALWWSLMSCVPTTRAQSSTSPQSGVASTPPSMLGKFLKGEPVALGTVQIMIGVIIFLFGIASTISAYAMSTISGRPMLWGAIMYITAGSLTVRANKDLNSCLVKASMVMNLFSSITAVIGIIMEILYIASTEYPYSCYYLPCNMEEEMLWP, from the exons ATGGCTTTGTGGTGGTCACTCATGTCATGTGTACCCACAACAAGGGCTCAAAGTTCCACTTCACCCCAGAGCGGAGTTGCATCAACTCCACCCTCTATGCTTGGGAAATTCCTTAAGGGAGAACCAGTTGCCCTGGGG aCAGTTCAAATAATGATTGGTGTAATTATATTCTTGTTTGGAATCGCTTCAACAATTTCCGCCTATGCAATGTCCACTATCTCTGGTAGGCCTATGTTATGGGGAGCCATCATG TACATCACTGCTGGTTCCCTCACTGTTAGAGCCAATAAGGACCTCAATTCCTGTTTG GTCAAGGCCTCTATGGTGATGAACCTCTTCAGCTCAATAACTGCAGTGATTGGCATAATTATGGAAATTCTTTATATAGCTTCGACAGAATATCCTTACAGCTGTTACTATCTCCCTTGCAATATGGAGGAAGAAATGTTATGG CCTTGA